In the Streptomyces sp. 3214.6 genome, GGGTGCCCCAGCCGGCGACGCCGAGCACGGCACCGCAGGCGACGACCACGACGACCAGCCTGCCGCGTCGCCGGTGGGGGCGCATGCGGGGGTACTTGTCCCCCGTGATCCGGTATTTACCGCCCATGCCGGGGGGAGTCAGCATGCTCATGGCCGCAGCGTAGTGCGCCCGGGCGGCCGTGACTAATAAACGATCATCCGACACCGTGCGGGGCACGGGAAAGCACCCGAACGGGTCAACCCGAGGGTGCGGCCGGGGGGCTCAGCCAGCGGTTCAGCCAGCGGTTCAACCGAGTGTGCGGCGCAGGTCAGTCCAGCTCGAGGACGCGCGCGTGCAGCACCTGTCGCTGCTGGAGCGCCGCCCGCACCGCGCGGTGCAGCCCGTCCTCCAGGTACAGGTCGCCCTGCCACTTCACGACATGCGCGAAGAGGTCGCCGTAGAACGTCGAGTCCTCCGCGAGCAGGGTTTCCAGGTCGAGCTGCTGCTTGGTGGTCACCAGCTGATCGAGGCGGACCGGGCGCGGCGCGACGTCCGCCCACTGCCGGGTGCTTTCCCGGCCGTGGTCGGGGTACGGCCGGCCGTTTCCGATGCGCTTGAAGATCACACGGAAAGCCTACCGGTCCAGACGTTCCGGGCGCAGCCATGGAGACGGAGTGCAACGCTGGAAAAGACGTGATGAACAGGGGTAAAACGGAACGATGTCTGGCGATGAGCGGGTCGACGAGCGCCGGTGACATCGCCGCCGGATACGCCTTCGTCGGCCCCGCCCTCGACCTGGGCGCGCTGCTGTGGGACGGCACGTGCCTGCCCGACGCCCCGGTCCGCATCCCTTCGCCGAACAGCTCTCCGCGCAGGGTGTGCCGGTCTTCCTCCCGGACGTCAAGGGCGACCTGTCAGGGGTCTCGGCCTGATCTTCCACTACGCGGACACCAAGGGCCTGGAGCTGCTCGACCTCAAGGACCTGAGGTCCGTCGTGGCCTTCCTCACCGCCTTCGAGGCCCAGGCATGGCTAGCTTCCTCGGTGATCCTCGAACTGCCCGCCGTCCAGGACAAGCCGCAGCTCTTCTCGACGTTCCTGATGTGGTTCGCTCGAAAGCGGTAGGAGTGTTCTTCGTCACTCAAACACCCAGGGATGTTCCCGGCGAGGTCCTCGCCCAGCTCGGCCGCGGGATCACCCGCTCCCTCTTCGGCACGGCCCGGTGGAGGCGGCAGGGCGGGCGGAGGCGGTAGGCCGGGCGGAGGCGGCAGGGCGGGCGGTTGCCCGCCGGGTGCCGCCTCCGCCGACCGGTCAGCGGTCCCGTTTCTCCTGGGGCGGCTGCGGGACCGGTTCCTTCACCTGCGGTTTCGGCGTGTTGCGGACGGCCTCCGCGCGCAGCAGGGCGCGCAGGACCGCGTACGGGTCGGTGGGCATGGCTGTGCTCCTTGCGTCGTACACGTCTTGCGTCGTACACGTCGTGCTGACTGGTCTCGGGACAGGGGACCGGTCAGCAGCGCAGGATCACGGTGCGCAGCGTGTGCAGGGCGTACGACGGCCTCGGCGGCGCGGGGAGCGGCCGGTCGGCCGGGTCAGCGGGTACCGGGGCCGGGAGCGGGGCGGGGCGCAGGGGTGCGGCGGGACGGTAAGCGCAGGGGGCGGGTCGCAGCACCGTGTCGAGGACGTCGTACTCGACGGTCCCGGCGGCGGCGGTCGGCGGCTCGGAGAGCTCCGCGGGCGCGCCCGGCATCAGCAGGGCGAGGAGCACGACGAGCACCCGGAGCCAGGCGTGGCTGCGGGAGTGGCTGCGTACGGTGCTCATGGCAGGTCATCTCCCCGCGACACGCCCGGCGTTCAGCACGCCGGGCGCGAGAATCACCCCTTCGGAGGAGGGGGCGCGGGAAGCAGGGGGCGTGTTCAGAGGGCGCGCGGGACCTGGCGGGCCCGGCCACGGATGCTGAGCGCGGTGACGATCTCGACGACGCCGACGACCGCCAGCCAGATGCCGCCGACGAGGGTGAGCACGGCGACCGACTCGAAGGGCGAGTCGATCAGGACGATCCCGCCGACGAAGGTGACGATCCCGAGGAAGATCTGCCAGCCGCGCGCCGGCATGGACGTGTCGGAGACGGCGGCCAGGGTCTGGGTGATCCCGCGGATCAGCCAGCCGATGCCGATCCACAGGGCGAGCAGCAGGATCGACTGCATCGGGCCGCGGAAGCAGAACAGGCCCAGCAGAAGGGACAGCGCGCCGCTGATGAAGCCGAGGACGCGCAGCGAGGTGGTCCTGTGTGTGCCGAAGGCGGACACCAGCTGGAAGACGCCGCTGATCACCAGGTAGAGGCCGAAGAGGACGCCGGCCGCGAAGAGCGAGGCGCCCGGCCAGACCAGCACCAGGACGCCCAGGATCAGCGAGGCGATGCCGGTGAGCAGCACGATCTGCCAGGCGGCGCGGGACAGGGCGTGCAGCGGGCCTTCGAAGGGCGGTTCCGGCTCGTGGCCGTGCCGCTGGGTGTGGACCTTGCGGTCGTCGTACTCCCGGCTCCAGGAGGGGCCGGTCGGTGGCTCGGTCATGTCCCCAGCTCAGACCCGGCGGCAACGGCCCGCCACCCGGGCGGCCCACACGACTTACCCCTTGAGCGCCCGTCCCGCGACCGGCCTGCCCCACGACCGACCCGTCCCGCGACCGGTCTGCCCCACGACCGACCCGTCCCACGACCGACCCGTCCCGCGACCGACCCGTCCCGCGACCGGCCTGCCCCTTGGTGGCCCAACCCCTTGGGGGTCTAACCCTTCGCCGCCTTCGCCGCCGCCTTCATCTCCTGCTTGTGCGCCCGCACCTTCGCCAGTGACTCCGGGCCGGTGATGTCGGCGACGGACCGGAAGGACTTCGCCTCGCCGTACGCGCCGGCCGCCTCCCGCCAGCCCGTCGGCTGCACGCCGAGCTGCTTGCCGAGCAGCGCCAGGAAGATCTGCGCCTTCTGCCTGCCGAAGCCGGGCAGGTCCTGGAGGCGTTTGAGGAGTTCCGGGCCGGTGGCCACGCCGTCCCAGACGGCGCCGGCGTCACCGTCGTAGTGCTCGACGAGGTACTGGCATAGCTGCTGGATGCGCTTGGCCATGGAGCCGGGGTAGCGGTGCACGGCCGGCTTGTCGGAGAGCAGCGCGGCGAAGGCCTCCGGGTCCTGGGCGGCGATGTCGTGGGCGTCCAGGTCGTCGGCGCCGAGCCGGTCGGCGATCGTCCGGGGGCCCTTGAACGCCCACTCCATCGGAACCTGCTGATCCAGCAGCATCCCGACCAGCGCGGCGAGCGGCCGAGGAGCTCGTCGGCCTCGGGGTCCTGGGAGAGGTGCAGGGTGACGTCCATGCGTCGATGATCCCGCTTGCGCGCTCGGCTTGCGCGCCAGTGCTCCGGCGCGTGCAGTCGCGTCCGCACGCCTCGCGTACGATTCCGGCAGGTCTAATTAGGCAAGGCTAACCTAAAGCGAAGAGGGGTCCCAGGTGACCGCCGAGATCTACCGCGACGCCTGGGGCGTCCCGCATCTGCGTGCCGCCGACGCCCGCGCGCTCGCCCGTCTCCAGGGCCTGGTCACCGCCCGAGACCGCGCCTGGCAGCTGGAGGTCGAACGGCACCGCGCGCGGGGCACCTCGGCCTCCTTCCTCGGCTCCGAGGCCCTCCCCTGGGACCGATTCGCGCGCCGCGTCCGCCTCCACGACACGGCGAGACGCTGTTTCGACGAGCTGGAGAGACGGGACCCGGAGACGGCGGACTGGGTACAGGCGTACGTCGACGGCGTCAACGAGGGGCTCGTCGGCGAGGGTTCGGCGGCGACCGTGGCTCCCGAGTTCGAGCGGGTCGGTCTCGCCCCCGGCCGTTGGGAGCCCTGGACCCCGCTCGCCGTCTGGCTGTCCACCCACATCCTCTTCGCCGGCTTCCCCGCCAAGCTGTGGCGCGAGGAGGCCGCCCGCCGTCTCGGCCCCGACGCGGTCGGCCTGTTCGCCACCGACGGCCCCGGCACCTCCGGCAGCAACGGCTGGCTGCTGAGCGGCTCCCGGACCGTCACCGGGCAGCCGGTCATCGCCGGCGACCCGCACCGCTTCATCGAGGACCCCGGCGTCTACCAGCAGATACGCCTCGCGTGCGACGAGTTCGACGTCGTCGGCCTCGCCGTCCCCGGCGTCCCCGGCATCGCGCACTTCGGCCACACCGGCACGGTCGCCTGGGCCATCACCAACGCCATGGCCGACTACCAGGACCTCTACCGCGAGCGGCTGCGCCGCACGGGCGCGGGAGTGCAGGCGCTCGACCCGGACGGCGCCTGGCGGCGGGTCGCCCGGCACACCGAACTCGTGCGCGTCTCCGGGGAGGAGACCGTCGAGGTCGAGGTCCTGGAGACGGAACGCGGCCCGGTCGTCGCCGGCGGGCCGGAGGGCCTCGACGATGGCACCCCGCTCGCGCTGAGCCTGCGCCACCCGCCCCGCGTCACCTGCGACCTGGGGTTCAGCGCCCTGCTGCCGCTGCTCCGGGCCCGCCGGGTCGCCGACGTGGACCGGGCCATCGACCTCTGGGTGGAGCCCGTCAACGTCGTTCAGGCCGCCGACACCGAGGGCGGCCTGCTGCACCGGGTCGCGGGCCGGGTGCCGCGGCGCGCCGAGGCCAACGGCACCCGGCTGGTGGCCGCCT is a window encoding:
- a CDS encoding type II toxin-antitoxin system VapB family antitoxin — protein: MIFKRIGNGRPYPDHGRESTRQWADVAPRPVRLDQLVTTKQQLDLETLLAEDSTFYGDLFAHVVKWQGDLYLEDGLHRAVRAALQQRQVLHARVLELD
- a CDS encoding HdeD family acid-resistance protein yields the protein MTEPPTGPSWSREYDDRKVHTQRHGHEPEPPFEGPLHALSRAAWQIVLLTGIASLILGVLVLVWPGASLFAAGVLFGLYLVISGVFQLVSAFGTHRTTSLRVLGFISGALSLLLGLFCFRGPMQSILLLALWIGIGWLIRGITQTLAAVSDTSMPARGWQIFLGIVTFVGGIVLIDSPFESVAVLTLVGGIWLAVVGVVEIVTALSIRGRARQVPRAL
- a CDS encoding penicillin acylase family protein encodes the protein MTAEIYRDAWGVPHLRAADARALARLQGLVTARDRAWQLEVERHRARGTSASFLGSEALPWDRFARRVRLHDTARRCFDELERRDPETADWVQAYVDGVNEGLVGEGSAATVAPEFERVGLAPGRWEPWTPLAVWLSTHILFAGFPAKLWREEAARRLGPDAVGLFATDGPGTSGSNGWLLSGSRTVTGQPVIAGDPHRFIEDPGVYQQIRLACDEFDVVGLAVPGVPGIAHFGHTGTVAWAITNAMADYQDLYRERLRRTGAGVQALDPDGAWRRVARHTELVRVSGEETVEVEVLETERGPVVAGGPEGLDDGTPLALSLRHPPRVTCDLGFSALLPLLRARRVADVDRAIDLWVEPVNVVQAADTEGGLLHRVAGRVPRRAEANGTRLVAAWEPGHEWTGWHEMPRAGLIDGVAVMANQRGPAAELGVEFAPPHRADRIRALLDEKRAWSASDMPALHTDTYLASAAPLLDHLAALDDLTAPAAELRDRLLRWDRRMDADSREAARFAALRSALVRRLAAQPAFAALTTPPAYPEVFLPWLALLPRIGFALEHLLRAEKLYGIDRPALVRQALEEVAGRQPEPPARWGDTHRLAPWRALPDPSDQAPALSGDHDCVLCTSAVPGWTDLAARGPAARYVWDLARREDSLWVVPYGASGLPDHPHHHDQLPLWLRGELAPVVTDWAQLTKESDHA